The following proteins are encoded in a genomic region of Lactiplantibacillus plantarum:
- a CDS encoding 2-oxo acid dehydrogenase subunit E2 — translation MAYEFKLPELGEGLEEGEIASWLVKPGDEVKEDDSLVEIQNDKSVEELPSPVSGKVIDILVPEGETAKIGDVIVTIDDGSGDAAPAAKAETPAATKTEAPASEAAETPAATSAQPTGTPAAGNPNKRVLAMPSVRQYARDKDIDITLVTPTGAHGQITKQDIDNYTGAPAATGAKPAATPATTAPAASEAPAPTPVKPYVSDTPELETREKMTPIRKAISKAMVNSKHTAPHVTLFDEVEVSALMAHRKKYKQVALDRDIHLTFLPYFVKALVAVLQQFPELNASIDDANKEIVYKHYFNIGVATDTDRGLLVPNIKHAEGKGLFAIAKEITDNTQKAYDGKLKASEMSGGSITISNIGSIGGGWFTPVINQPEVAILGVGRIGKEPYVNDDGEIVVGKMQKLSLSFDHRLIDGATAQRAMNLLKQLLHDPELLLMEG, via the coding sequence ATGGCTTACGAGTTTAAATTACCAGAGCTTGGTGAAGGTCTTGAAGAAGGCGAAATTGCATCATGGCTCGTAAAACCTGGTGATGAAGTCAAAGAAGACGATTCTCTAGTTGAAATTCAAAATGATAAATCGGTGGAAGAATTACCATCGCCAGTAAGTGGTAAAGTTATTGATATTTTAGTTCCAGAAGGTGAAACGGCTAAAATTGGTGATGTGATCGTCACGATTGACGATGGTTCTGGCGACGCTGCGCCAGCGGCTAAGGCTGAAACACCAGCGGCTACTAAGACGGAAGCCCCGGCAAGTGAAGCAGCTGAAACTCCCGCTGCAACATCAGCACAACCGACTGGAACCCCGGCTGCGGGCAATCCTAATAAACGGGTCTTGGCAATGCCATCAGTGCGCCAGTACGCACGTGATAAGGACATTGACATCACGTTAGTTACGCCAACTGGTGCCCATGGTCAGATCACAAAGCAAGATATTGACAATTACACGGGTGCGCCAGCGGCAACGGGTGCTAAACCGGCAGCTACGCCAGCGACAACGGCTCCGGCTGCAAGTGAAGCACCAGCACCAACACCAGTTAAACCATATGTTTCTGACACACCTGAATTAGAGACGCGTGAAAAGATGACGCCAATTCGGAAGGCAATCTCTAAGGCTATGGTGAACAGTAAACACACCGCGCCACATGTTACTTTATTTGATGAAGTTGAAGTGAGTGCGTTGATGGCACACCGGAAGAAGTACAAGCAAGTTGCTTTGGATCGCGACATCCATCTTACCTTCTTACCATACTTCGTGAAAGCTTTGGTTGCGGTTTTACAACAATTCCCAGAATTGAACGCGTCGATCGATGATGCAAACAAGGAAATTGTTTACAAACACTACTTCAATATTGGGGTAGCTACCGATACTGACCGTGGATTGTTAGTGCCAAATATTAAGCACGCTGAAGGTAAGGGCTTGTTTGCAATTGCCAAAGAAATTACTGACAATACGCAAAAAGCTTACGATGGCAAGTTAAAGGCCAGTGAAATGAGTGGTGGGTCTATTACTATTAGTAATATTGGCTCAATTGGTGGCGGCTGGTTTACCCCAGTTATCAACCAACCGGAAGTTGCCATTTTAGGTGTTGGGCGTATCGGTAAGGAACCTTACGTCAATGACGATGGTGAAATCGTTGTTGGTAAGATGCAGAAGTTGTCCTTGAGTTTTGATCACCGTCTGATTGATGGTGCAACAGCACAACGGGCAATGAACTTATTGAAGCAATTGTTACATGATCCAGAATTACTTTTGATGGAAGGATGA
- the pdhA gene encoding pyruvate dehydrogenase (acetyl-transferring) E1 component subunit alpha — MDNEKPIVDFGAIRDALGKDFEPVQVLDGQDKVIKPEIVSKYSNEQLVEFFKLMLWERTLHQRSNALTRQGRLGFYAPTEGQEASEMGSNAAMKKTDVLMPAYRDIPQLIQHGLPVYKAFLWSRGHVLGNEYPEDFHAMPPQIIIGAQYVQAAGVALGIKKNGTEDKVAYTYTGDGGTSQGDFYEGMNFAGAFEAPAVFIVQNNGYAISVPRRKQTAAKTLAQKAVAAGIPSVQVDGMDFLAVYEVTKAAREYAAAGNGPVMIETLTYRFGPHTNAGDDPKRYRTKDEEQPWFDNDPLIRYRKYLTDQGVWSEDQENEYVEQVKEDIKAAVKQADEAPKQKMTEFLGNVFEEQPQNIQQQITEFQAKESK; from the coding sequence ATGGACAACGAAAAACCAATTGTTGATTTTGGTGCGATCCGCGATGCACTTGGGAAAGACTTTGAGCCCGTGCAAGTATTGGATGGTCAAGATAAAGTAATTAAACCAGAAATTGTCTCTAAATATTCAAACGAACAACTCGTTGAATTCTTTAAATTAATGTTATGGGAACGGACGTTACATCAACGTTCTAACGCTTTGACACGGCAAGGACGCTTAGGATTCTATGCGCCGACTGAGGGCCAAGAAGCCAGTGAGATGGGGAGTAACGCCGCGATGAAGAAAACCGACGTTTTAATGCCTGCTTATCGTGATATTCCACAATTGATTCAACACGGACTACCTGTTTACAAAGCGTTCCTGTGGTCTCGTGGTCATGTCTTGGGTAACGAATATCCAGAAGACTTCCATGCAATGCCACCACAGATTATTATCGGCGCTCAATACGTACAAGCTGCCGGTGTGGCTTTAGGGATTAAAAAGAACGGTACCGAAGACAAAGTTGCCTACACTTATACTGGTGATGGTGGGACTTCGCAAGGTGACTTCTATGAAGGTATGAACTTTGCCGGAGCCTTCGAAGCACCGGCCGTCTTCATTGTTCAAAACAATGGTTATGCCATTTCAGTACCACGGCGCAAGCAAACAGCTGCGAAGACGTTGGCTCAAAAAGCAGTTGCTGCCGGTATTCCAAGTGTTCAGGTCGATGGGATGGACTTCCTAGCTGTTTATGAAGTAACAAAGGCCGCCCGGGAATACGCTGCTGCTGGCAACGGTCCTGTCATGATTGAAACGCTGACATACCGGTTTGGCCCGCATACGAATGCTGGGGATGATCCTAAGCGTTACCGGACTAAGGACGAAGAACAACCTTGGTTCGATAATGATCCATTGATTCGTTACCGTAAGTACTTGACTGATCAAGGTGTTTGGTCAGAAGATCAAGAAAACGAATACGTTGAACAAGTTAAAGAAGATATCAAGGCTGCTGTTAAACAAGCAGATGAAGCACCAAAGCAAAAAATGACCGAATTCTTGGGGAATGTTTTTGAGGAACAACCACAAAACATTCAACAACAAATTACGGAATTCCAAGCAAAGGAGTCGAAGTAA
- the def gene encoding peptide deformylase: MIKMRDIIREGNHTLRAEAKQVKFPLSEADQKLANDMMEYLENSQNPELAKKYGLRAGVGLAAPQVDVSEQMAAVLVPSENEDDEPVFKDVIINPVIISHSVQPGALTEGEGCLSVDRDIAGYVIRHDRITLRYYNMAGEEKKIRLKNYPAIVCQHEIDHLHGILFYDHINGDNPFAADDDLVLIS, translated from the coding sequence TTGATTAAAATGCGCGACATTATCCGCGAAGGTAATCACACGTTACGCGCGGAAGCAAAGCAAGTTAAATTTCCGTTGAGTGAAGCTGATCAGAAGTTGGCCAATGACATGATGGAATACTTAGAAAACAGCCAGAATCCCGAATTGGCTAAAAAATACGGACTGCGTGCCGGTGTTGGTTTAGCTGCACCGCAAGTCGACGTTTCGGAACAGATGGCTGCTGTCCTTGTTCCGAGTGAAAATGAAGATGATGAACCGGTCTTTAAAGACGTCATTATCAATCCCGTGATCATCAGTCACTCCGTCCAACCCGGCGCCTTAACTGAAGGTGAAGGTTGTTTATCCGTCGACCGTGATATTGCTGGCTACGTTATTCGACACGATCGGATTACGTTACGCTACTATAATATGGCTGGTGAAGAGAAAAAGATTCGTCTCAAGAATTATCCGGCCATTGTTTGTCAACATGAAATTGATCATCTTCATGGTATTTTATTCTACGACCATATCAATGGCGACAATCCATTTGCCGCTGATGATGATTTAGTTCTAATTTCTTAA
- a CDS encoding inositol monophosphatase family protein, protein MQTNVVKQLNQKMQVVMQTARAQVLAKMGTHLTVAEKTSRRDLVTNVDHSNEDFLVRQIRALDPVAKILAEEGTGDQVTDMNGHVWIVDPIDGTMNFVHQRNHFAMMVGLYVDGKPTLGYIFDVMANKLYAGGPEVGVTLNGELLAAPADVDLSAGLFGASAPLLIQDRFNMQTIIAKSLGPRIMGSAGIQISQVLAGELVGYLSYLRPWDFAAGRVLAESLGLVVSRVDGNPVNMLSSGAVLIATKRAQRSILAIV, encoded by the coding sequence GTGCAAACGAATGTGGTGAAACAGTTAAATCAGAAAATGCAAGTCGTGATGCAAACTGCGAGAGCGCAAGTGTTGGCGAAGATGGGCACCCACTTGACGGTTGCGGAGAAGACGAGTCGGCGTGATTTGGTCACTAACGTGGATCATAGCAATGAAGATTTTTTGGTGCGTCAGATTCGAGCCTTGGATCCAGTTGCGAAGATTTTAGCTGAGGAAGGAACCGGCGACCAAGTTACTGATATGAATGGTCACGTCTGGATCGTTGACCCAATCGACGGTACCATGAATTTTGTGCATCAGCGTAATCATTTTGCGATGATGGTGGGCTTGTATGTTGACGGTAAACCAACACTGGGATATATCTTTGATGTCATGGCGAATAAATTATATGCTGGTGGTCCTGAAGTCGGCGTCACGCTTAACGGTGAATTGCTGGCTGCACCCGCGGATGTTGATCTGAGTGCGGGGCTGTTTGGTGCGAGTGCGCCGTTACTAATTCAAGACCGCTTCAATATGCAGACGATTATTGCCAAATCACTGGGACCACGGATTATGGGTAGTGCTGGTATTCAAATTAGCCAGGTCTTAGCGGGCGAACTGGTCGGCTACCTGTCATACTTGCGACCATGGGATTTTGCGGCTGGTCGCGTTCTCGCGGAAAGCCTTGGCTTGGTTGTGTCTAGAGTTGACGGCAACCCGGTTAATATGTTATCATCGGGTGCTGTACTGATAGCGACAAAGCGCGCACAACGCTCAATTTTGGCAATCGTCTAG
- the lpdA gene encoding dihydrolipoyl dehydrogenase yields MVVGDFAEERDTMIIGAGPGGYVAAIRAAELGQKVTVVEKEYIGGVCLNVGCIPSKALISAGHRLQEAKDSKIFGIKNIQDPVLDFKVTQDWKDHQVVDRLTGGVEMLLKKHKVEVVRGEAYMHDNHTLRVMNGDHTGQTYKFKHLIIATGSRPVEIPGFKFSGRVVDSTGGLNLPEVPKELVVIGGGYIGSELAGAYANLGAHVTILEGTPQILPNFEKDMVKLVLNSFKKKGVDVITNAMAKNSEQDDSGVTVTYAVDGKETEIHADYVMVTVGRRPNTDDMGLEYTDVKLTKRGLIEVDEQGRTAAEDIFAIGDIVAGAALAHKAFAEAKVAAGAISGKKTANDYVSIPAVCFTDPELATVGMTKAEAEEAGLQVKTSKFPFAGNGRAISLNAMDGFFRLVSTKDEGTIVGAQIAGPGASDLISELSVAVNGGMNVEDLALTIHPHPTLGEVVQEAADEAMGYPTHI; encoded by the coding sequence ATGGTTGTAGGAGATTTTGCTGAAGAACGCGATACAATGATCATCGGCGCGGGCCCTGGGGGTTACGTCGCTGCGATTCGGGCCGCGGAACTCGGCCAAAAAGTCACCGTGGTGGAAAAGGAATATATCGGTGGTGTCTGCCTTAACGTTGGTTGTATTCCATCAAAAGCTTTGATCAGTGCTGGTCATCGGCTACAAGAAGCCAAGGACAGTAAGATCTTTGGTATTAAAAATATTCAGGATCCGGTGTTGGATTTTAAAGTGACCCAGGACTGGAAAGACCATCAAGTTGTTGATCGGTTGACTGGTGGCGTTGAAATGCTGCTCAAGAAGCATAAGGTGGAAGTGGTCCGTGGGGAAGCCTATATGCATGATAATCATACCTTACGGGTGATGAATGGTGACCATACTGGTCAGACTTATAAATTCAAACATTTGATCATCGCAACTGGTTCACGGCCAGTTGAAATTCCGGGCTTCAAGTTCAGTGGTCGGGTCGTTGACTCGACGGGTGGCTTGAATTTGCCCGAAGTGCCTAAAGAATTAGTGGTTATCGGTGGTGGGTACATTGGTTCTGAGTTGGCTGGTGCCTATGCCAACCTCGGTGCTCACGTGACGATTCTTGAAGGGACACCGCAAATCTTACCTAACTTCGAAAAAGATATGGTCAAGCTTGTCTTGAACAGCTTTAAGAAGAAGGGGGTTGATGTCATTACTAATGCGATGGCTAAAAACTCCGAACAAGATGATAGTGGCGTTACGGTTACCTACGCTGTCGACGGGAAAGAAACTGAGATTCATGCTGACTATGTTATGGTCACGGTTGGTCGGCGGCCTAATACTGACGACATGGGCTTGGAATACACTGACGTCAAGTTAACGAAGCGCGGCTTGATCGAAGTTGATGAACAGGGGCGGACGGCCGCTGAGGATATTTTCGCAATCGGAGATATTGTCGCCGGTGCTGCGCTGGCACACAAAGCTTTTGCTGAAGCCAAAGTTGCTGCTGGTGCAATCAGTGGCAAGAAGACGGCGAACGACTACGTTTCAATTCCGGCAGTTTGCTTTACTGATCCAGAATTGGCAACAGTTGGCATGACGAAGGCTGAAGCTGAAGAAGCCGGCTTGCAGGTGAAGACGTCGAAGTTTCCATTTGCTGGTAATGGTCGTGCAATCTCGTTGAACGCCATGGACGGCTTCTTCCGTCTTGTCAGTACGAAGGACGAAGGCACCATTGTCGGCGCCCAAATTGCCGGACCAGGTGCCAGTGATTTGATTTCTGAATTAAGCGTTGCGGTCAATGGTGGGATGAATGTCGAAGACCTTGCTTTGACGATTCATCCACACCCGACCCTAGGTGAAGTAGTTCAAGAAGCGGCGGATGAAGCGATGGGTTACCCAACGCACATCTAA
- a CDS encoding UPF0223 family protein: MSKHNDNYQYPLDETWTTAEIIKVTTFYQAIEAANEGTIATADLLAAYRDFKTVVPAKSEEKRLARDYEAASGYRIYQTMRAAQETNKQRFQYRD; this comes from the coding sequence ATGTCTAAACACAATGATAATTACCAATATCCACTGGATGAGACGTGGACCACGGCCGAGATCATTAAGGTTACGACCTTTTATCAAGCCATCGAGGCCGCTAATGAAGGAACAATCGCTACAGCAGACTTGTTGGCAGCCTATCGTGATTTTAAGACGGTCGTTCCGGCTAAGTCGGAAGAAAAACGACTGGCTCGTGATTATGAGGCTGCTTCAGGTTATCGGATTTATCAAACAATGCGCGCAGCTCAGGAAACTAACAAGCAGCGATTTCAATACCGAGACTAG
- a CDS encoding Rossmann-fold NAD(P)-binding domain-containing protein, whose amino-acid sequence MINTVIIRGLFEFVQQLILVAIAKDLPVKLVVATGAEEAPRYQALVTASLTCRQFTLVAQAKPDYSQADSLIIGNLVPLASDRDASGDLKATLPLFRAFVNDAMGAGFNGKIILAGSNDAVLSVLAARFSGIDHSKVVGLGTLPQSRLLEQLLRQQLSVGPADVRAFVVGTAATHLISWSRSYIGPAPVMTYLANQDISFGMDEMSAATEQIDDPTIVTNQTLSVLALVQVLNAFYAQTPFIGTVTNIQTPVDDDQLVGLSSPVLISANGIKRMADMVLSDEEQKEYAEIASQVQEELDRVTAGELDEDV is encoded by the coding sequence ATGATTAATACAGTAATTATTCGGGGATTATTCGAGTTCGTACAACAATTAATATTAGTCGCAATTGCCAAAGATTTGCCAGTGAAATTAGTGGTCGCAACGGGTGCTGAAGAAGCGCCGCGCTACCAAGCACTGGTAACAGCGAGTTTAACTTGTCGTCAGTTTACACTAGTGGCGCAAGCTAAGCCGGATTATTCGCAAGCAGATAGCTTGATTATTGGAAATTTAGTGCCATTGGCAAGCGACCGTGATGCCAGTGGTGATTTAAAGGCGACTTTGCCGCTATTTCGCGCGTTTGTGAATGATGCGATGGGCGCTGGTTTTAACGGAAAAATTATTTTGGCTGGTAGCAATGATGCGGTTTTAAGTGTCTTAGCTGCGCGTTTCAGTGGCATTGATCATTCTAAAGTGGTCGGATTGGGTACTTTGCCGCAGAGTCGTTTATTGGAGCAACTACTACGTCAGCAATTAAGTGTCGGCCCGGCGGATGTCCGCGCATTCGTAGTGGGAACTGCGGCGACACACCTGATCTCATGGAGTCGTTCATATATTGGGCCGGCGCCCGTGATGACTTATTTGGCTAACCAGGATATTAGTTTTGGGATGGACGAAATGAGTGCAGCGACGGAGCAGATCGACGACCCCACGATTGTTACTAATCAGACCTTGAGTGTGTTAGCATTAGTACAAGTGCTCAATGCGTTTTACGCCCAGACACCGTTTATCGGTACCGTCACAAATATCCAAACACCAGTCGATGACGACCAGCTGGTTGGATTATCATCACCGGTACTGATTAGTGCTAACGGAATCAAACGAATGGCGGATATGGTGCTATCTGATGAAGAGCAGAAAGAATACGCTGAGATTGCGAGCCAGGTTCAAGAGGAACTTGACCGGGTCACGGCGGGGGAGTTGGATGAAGATGTCTAA
- a CDS encoding DNA-directed RNA polymerase subunit epsilon: MIYKVYYQETKERNPQRETTQSLYLEAETEVAARTLVEDNTDHNIEFIEPLEGNFLDYEQKNPEYHLTEFNK, from the coding sequence ATGATTTACAAAGTATATTACCAAGAAACCAAAGAACGGAACCCACAACGGGAAACGACCCAATCTTTGTATCTCGAAGCCGAGACCGAAGTAGCGGCACGGACCTTAGTGGAAGATAATACAGATCACAACATCGAATTTATCGAACCGTTAGAAGGTAACTTCTTGGATTACGAACAAAAAAATCCAGAGTATCACCTAACGGAGTTCAATAAATGA
- a CDS encoding alpha-ketoacid dehydrogenase subunit beta: MSKKTYIQAITDALRLELGSDEKTLVFGEDVGKNGGVFRATDGLQAEFGEDRVFDTPLAESGIGGLSIGLALEGFRPIPEIQFLGFIFETLDSIAGQMSRERFRTGGTRHMPITIRSPYGGGTHTPEMHADSLEGYLAQIPGLRVVTPSNPYDAKGLLISSIRNNDPVFFLENLKLYRSMKADIPDEAYTVPLDKANVVREGTDISLIAYSAQVNQSLKVAEKLEKEGISVEVVDLRTLSPLDEETILKSVQKTGRAVAIQEAQRQAGIAANVASLIAEKGALYLSAPVGRVYAPDTVYPFGLAEDDWLPAEDEIEAKTREILNY; the protein is encoded by the coding sequence ATGTCAAAGAAAACGTATATTCAAGCGATCACCGATGCACTTCGATTAGAACTCGGGTCAGACGAAAAGACCTTAGTTTTTGGTGAAGATGTTGGTAAAAACGGTGGGGTCTTCCGGGCAACTGATGGCCTGCAAGCCGAATTTGGTGAAGATCGTGTTTTTGACACTCCTTTAGCAGAATCCGGTATTGGCGGTTTATCAATTGGGCTGGCATTGGAAGGTTTCCGGCCAATCCCTGAAATTCAATTCCTTGGATTCATTTTTGAAACTTTGGATTCAATTGCTGGTCAAATGTCACGGGAACGTTTCCGGACAGGTGGCACTCGGCATATGCCGATTACCATTCGATCACCATATGGTGGTGGAACGCATACACCAGAAATGCACGCGGACTCATTAGAAGGCTATTTAGCTCAAATTCCTGGTTTGCGGGTCGTGACGCCATCTAATCCTTACGATGCCAAGGGGCTATTAATTTCTTCTATTCGGAATAACGATCCAGTTTTCTTCCTTGAAAACTTGAAGTTATACCGGTCAATGAAGGCGGATATTCCGGATGAAGCTTATACCGTTCCGTTAGATAAAGCAAACGTGGTTCGTGAAGGTACTGATATTTCCTTGATTGCTTACAGTGCACAAGTTAACCAGTCACTGAAGGTTGCGGAAAAGCTCGAAAAAGAAGGAATCTCCGTTGAAGTTGTTGACTTACGGACCTTGTCACCTTTAGATGAAGAAACAATTCTCAAGTCTGTTCAAAAGACTGGTCGGGCCGTTGCGATTCAAGAAGCACAACGACAGGCTGGGATTGCTGCGAACGTTGCTTCACTGATTGCTGAAAAAGGTGCGCTTTATCTCAGTGCCCCAGTTGGCCGGGTGTACGCACCAGATACGGTCTACCCATTCGGATTAGCAGAAGACGATTGGTTACCAGCTGAAGATGAAATTGAGGCAAAAACCCGCGAAATCTTGAACTATTAA
- the typA gene encoding translational GTPase TypA — protein sequence MKFRDDIRNIAIIAHVDHGKTTLVNEMLKQSDTLDEHVQIDDRAMDTNAIEKERGITILSKNTAVRYGDKQINILDTPGHADFGGEVERIMRMVDGVLLVVDAFEGTMPQTRFVLKKALEQHLTPIVVINKIDRPGARPEEVVDEVLDLFIELGADESQLDFPVVYVSALNGTSSYESDPAKQEHTMQPIFDTIIKTIPSPIDNSDEPLQFQVALLDYNDYVGRVGIGRVFRGTIKVGDSVSVMKLDGSKKNFRVTKLFGFFGLQRLEINEAHAGDLVAVSGMEDINVGETVADSANPEALPILRIDEPTLQMTFGTNSSPFAGKEGKFVTARQLEMRLKAELETDVSLRVDDTDEPGSWVVSGRGELHLSILIETLRREGYELQASRPEVIYREIDGKRCEPFESVQIDTPDEYTGSIIDTLSKRKAEMKNMESTGNNQTRLTFLAPSRGLIGYSTEFLSLTRGYGIMNHTFSEYLPVIPNWNPGRRNGALVSINQGKTTTYATMGIEDRGTIFVDPGTEVYEGMIVGQNSRENDISVNITKGKNMTNVRSSNKDLTATIKTPTHLTLEESLEFLNSDEFCEITPDHVRLRKRILNTNSREKEAKKRKMNK from the coding sequence TTGAAATTTAGAGATGATATCCGCAACATTGCCATTATTGCCCACGTTGACCACGGTAAAACGACGTTGGTTAACGAAATGCTTAAACAATCGGATACCCTTGACGAACATGTCCAGATTGACGATCGGGCGATGGACACTAATGCCATTGAAAAGGAACGCGGTATCACGATCCTTTCGAAAAACACGGCCGTACGTTACGGCGACAAACAAATTAACATTCTAGATACACCAGGACATGCTGACTTCGGTGGTGAAGTTGAACGAATCATGCGCATGGTTGACGGGGTATTACTCGTTGTTGATGCGTTTGAAGGAACGATGCCTCAAACTCGGTTTGTTTTGAAAAAAGCTTTGGAACAACACCTAACACCAATCGTTGTTATTAACAAAATCGACCGCCCCGGTGCACGTCCTGAAGAGGTCGTTGACGAAGTGTTAGACCTCTTCATCGAATTAGGTGCTGACGAATCACAATTAGACTTCCCAGTGGTCTATGTTTCAGCTTTAAATGGGACTTCTAGTTATGAATCAGATCCTGCTAAGCAGGAACATACGATGCAACCAATCTTCGATACGATCATCAAGACGATCCCATCACCAATTGACAACTCTGACGAACCTTTACAATTCCAAGTGGCCTTATTAGACTACAACGATTATGTTGGTCGGGTTGGTATCGGTCGGGTCTTCCGTGGTACGATCAAGGTTGGTGACAGTGTTTCTGTCATGAAACTCGATGGTAGTAAGAAAAATTTCCGCGTAACTAAGTTGTTTGGGTTCTTTGGTCTTCAACGTTTGGAAATCAATGAAGCCCACGCCGGTGACTTAGTTGCTGTTTCTGGGATGGAAGATATCAACGTTGGTGAAACGGTTGCTGATTCAGCTAATCCTGAAGCTTTGCCAATCTTACGGATTGACGAACCAACTTTACAAATGACTTTCGGTACGAACTCCTCACCATTTGCGGGTAAGGAAGGTAAGTTCGTAACTGCCCGTCAACTTGAAATGCGGTTGAAGGCTGAACTTGAAACCGATGTTTCACTTCGGGTTGATGATACTGACGAACCTGGTTCATGGGTCGTTTCTGGTCGTGGGGAATTGCATTTGTCAATCTTAATCGAAACGTTACGGCGTGAAGGTTATGAACTACAAGCATCTCGTCCAGAAGTTATCTATCGCGAAATTGATGGTAAGCGTTGCGAACCATTTGAATCTGTTCAAATCGATACGCCAGACGAATATACTGGTTCAATTATTGATACCTTATCAAAGCGTAAGGCTGAAATGAAGAACATGGAAAGTACTGGTAATAACCAAACCCGGTTGACTTTCTTAGCACCTTCACGAGGCTTGATCGGTTATTCAACTGAATTCCTTTCATTGACACGTGGTTACGGAATCATGAACCATACTTTCTCTGAATACCTCCCAGTTATTCCTAACTGGAACCCAGGCCGCCGTAACGGTGCTTTGGTTTCAATCAACCAGGGTAAGACCACGACATACGCCACAATGGGAATCGAAGACCGGGGAACGATTTTTGTTGATCCAGGTACCGAAGTATATGAAGGCATGATCGTGGGCCAAAATAGCCGCGAAAATGACATTTCAGTTAACATTACTAAGGGTAAGAACATGACCAACGTGCGTTCTTCTAACAAGGATTTGACGGCGACAATCAAGACACCAACGCATTTGACATTGGAAGAATCGCTTGAATTCTTGAATAGTGATGAATTCTGTGAAATTACGCCAGATCATGTTCGCTTGCGGAAACGCATTTTGAACACGAACTCCCGTGAAAAAGAAGCTAAAAAGCGTAAAATGAACAAGTAA